Genomic DNA from Gallaecimonas pentaromativorans:
CCGCATTGGCATTTCTGCGGTGACAGCTGGCGCCCTGGTAACCGCCAACCAGACCCAAGAGCTGGTGCGGGTGCAGCAGCTTGACCCCATCTATGTTGACCTGACCCAATCAAGCGCCGCCATCCAGGCCCTTCGCACCAAGATGGCCCAGGGTAACCTCAAGCAGTCCGAAGGCGCTGAAGTTAGCGTGACTCTCGAAGACGGCAGCACTTACCCCATCAAGGGCAAGATTGAGTACTCCGAGGTCTACGTTAACGAGTCTACCGGCTCGGTGACACTGCGCGCCGTTATTCCCAACCCCGACGGTACTTTACTACCTGGCATGTATGTACGCGCCGAAGTCAGCACCGGTGAAGACAGCAACGCCATTTTGGTACCGCAAAAGGGCGTTAGCCGCGATGCCAAGGGCAATGCCTCGGTAATGGTAGTGTCCAGCGACAACAAAGTGGAAGTACGTCCGGTCACCACTGGCGAGGCGGTAGGCAACCAATGGCGTATTACCAGCGGCCTGAAAGTCGGTGACAAGGTGATCCTTGATGGCTTGCAAAAAGTCCGTCCCGGCGCACCTGTCACCACTGTTGACGCCTCCAAGCAGCAGTAAGGGGAGCTTTCATGCCACGGTTTTTTATTGAACGCCCTATTTTTGCTTGGGTGATCGCGATTCTCATCATGCTGGTTGGCGTGTTGGCGATTGTTCGCCTGCCTATCGCCCAGTACCCCAGCATCGCACCGCCGACGGTAACCATTACCGCCAACTACCCCGGTGCATCGGCCAAAACGGTGGAAGACGCCGTAACCCAGGTCATCGAGCAGCAAATGAATGGCATCGATGGCCTGAACTATATGTCGTCCTCCAGTAACTCCAACGGCCAGGCCACCATTACCCTGACCTTTACCCAGGGTACCAACCCGGATATCGCTCAGGTTCAGGTGCAGAACAAACTGCAACTGGCCACCCCGCTGCTGCCGGAAAGTGTGCAGCGCCAAGGGGTAACGGTGACCAAGTCGGTGCGTAACTTCCTGATGGTGTACGCCTTCGTTTCCGAAGATGGCTCCATGGATAAAGCGGACATCGCCGACTACATCAACTCCAACGTCAAAGACGCGCTGAGCCGGGTGCAAGGGGTAGGTGAACTGCAGGTGTTTGGTTCTCAGTACGCTATGCGTATCTGGTTGGACCCTTACCTGCTGAAAAAGTACAGCCTCACCGCCTCTGACGTAACTGCAGCCATCCAGGCCCAGAACGCCCAAGTGGCTGCTGGCCAGTTGGGGGGTACCCCGTCGGTGGCCGGCCAGGAGCTGAACGCCACCGTCACCGCCCAAAGCCGCCTGCAAACCCCTGAGCAGTTTCGCAACATTCTGCTGCGCACCGGCACCGACGGTGCCAACGTCTACCTAAAAGACGTGGCCAAAGTGGAGATGGGTTCCGAGAACTACAACTTCACCAGTAACTTCAACGGCCAAGCCGCCACCGGTGTGGGTATTCGCCTGGCTACCGGTGCTAACGCCCTTGATACCGCTAAAGCGGTAGAAGCCAAAATTGACGAGCTCTCCAAGTTCTTCCCTGAGGGGCTGAAGGCGGTAGTGCCCTTTGACACTACCCCCTTTGTAAAACTCTCTATCGAAGGCGTGGTGCATACCCTGATTGAAGCCGTGGTACTGGTGTTCCTCATCATGTACCTGTTCTTGCAGAACTTCCGGGCCACCCTTATTCCCACCATTGCCGTACCTGTGGTGCTGTTGGGCACCTTCGGGGTGCTGTCGTTGTTCGGTTACTCCATTAACACCCTGACCATGTTCGCCATGGTACTGGCTATCGGCCTGTTGGTGGATGACGCCATCGTGGTGGTGGAGAACGTCGAGCGGGTGATGAGTGAAGAAGGCCTGTCGCCTAAGGAAGCCACCAAGAAATCCATGGACCAGATCACCGGCGCGCTGGTGGCCATCGGTCTGGTGCTGTCGGCGGTATTCCTGCCCATGGCCTT
This window encodes:
- a CDS encoding efflux RND transporter periplasmic adaptor subunit yields the protein MRQHKSAILALVITAALAGCSPAEQAGQGQQQPPQEVGIMTVQSQPLTLTTELPGRVQAFLEAQIRPQVSGVLLKRLFTEGGNVDAGQSLYQIDPAPYEAALASAEASLAKANADARSTELTYKRYQKLVKTNYVSQQDLDQAEATYKQALASIKEAEAQVKTAKINLNYTDVKSPISGRIGISAVTAGALVTANQTQELVRVQQLDPIYVDLTQSSAAIQALRTKMAQGNLKQSEGAEVSVTLEDGSTYPIKGKIEYSEVYVNESTGSVTLRAVIPNPDGTLLPGMYVRAEVSTGEDSNAILVPQKGVSRDAKGNASVMVVSSDNKVEVRPVTTGEAVGNQWRITSGLKVGDKVILDGLQKVRPGAPVTTVDASKQQ